The proteins below come from a single Malus domestica chromosome 03, GDT2T_hap1 genomic window:
- the LOC103427412 gene encoding histone H2AX-like, which translates to MSSTAETTTKAGRGKPRTTKSVSRSQKAGLQFPVGRVARFLKTGRYAQRVGGGSPVYLSAVLEYLAAEILELAGNAARDNKKNRITPRHIQLAVRNDEEFTKLLGSVTIANGGVLPNIHQNLLPSKAGKGKGEIGSASQEF; encoded by the exons ATGAGCTCCACCGCTgagaccaccaccaaagccggCAGGGGCAAGCCCCGCACCACCAAGTCGGTCTCAAGATCCCAGAAGGCCGGCCTCCAATTCCCTGTCGGCCGAGTCGCCCGGTTCCTGAAGACCGGCCGCTACGCTCAGCGAGTCGGCGGTGGCTCCCCCGTCTACCTCTCCGCCGTCCTTGAGTACCTCGCCGCTGAG ATTTTGGAGTTGGCCGGGAATGCGGCTAGGGACAACAAGAAGAACAGGATTACTCCTCGGCACATCCAGCTTGCCGTGCGAAACGACGAGGAGTTTACGAAGCTTTTGGGGTCTGTGACGATCGCCAACGGCGGCGTTCTGCCCAACATTCATCAGAATCTGCTTCCGAGCAAGGCCGGCAAGGGGAAGGGCGAGATTGGGTCTGCCTCCCAGGAGTTCTAA
- the LOC103427413 gene encoding histone H2AX → MSSPTSKGGRGKPKASKSVSRSSKAGLQFPVGRIARFLKSGKYAERVGAGAPVYLSAVLEYLAAEVLELAGNAARDNKKNRIVPRHIQLAVRNDEELSKLLGSVTIANGGVLPNIHQNLLPSKAGKGKGDIGSASQEF, encoded by the exons ATGAGTTCGCCGACTTCTAAGGGCGGCAGAGGCAAGCCCAAGGCATCCAAGTCCGTCTCCCGATCTTCCAAGGCCGGCCTCCAGTTCCCCGTCGGCCGTATCGCTCGGTTTCTTAAGTCCGGCAAGTACGCCGAGCGTGTCGGCGCCGGTGCCCCCGTATACCTCTCCGCCGTCCTCGAGTATCTCGCTGCTGAG GTGCTTGAGCTCGCCGGAAACGCAGCCAGAGACAACAAGAAGAACCGAATTGTGCCGAGGCACATTCAGCTGGCTGTTCGAAACGACGAGGAGCTGAGCAAGCTTTTGGGATCTGTTACGATCGCAAACGGTGGCGTCTTGCCGAACATTCATCAGAATCTGCTGCCGAGCAAGGCTGGGAAGGGGAAAGGTGACATCGGATCTGCCTCACAAGAATTTTAG
- the LOC103427430 gene encoding uncharacterized protein has product MRNFVGANSSSVSFYLIQPLKSPPKQVNSFSALRSQFTNSERASLAEAMAAPLVNLAANLTVSKLCLGTMTFGEQNSSPESLQLLGGAVEAGINFFDSAEMYPVVQLAETQGRSEEYPGRWIRESKTIHHRFGHQAMFPCLGKQNMIQRGSFVQFLWRDNWILLGELLIRIRYVGLSNEVS; this is encoded by the exons ATGAGAAATTTTGTGGGTGCAAATAGTAGCTCCGTTTCATTTTATCTTATTCAGCCCCTTAAATCCCcaccaaaacaagtaaattcgTTCTCCGCCCTTCGCTCACAATTCACAAACTCCGAGAGAGCTTCTCTGGCGGAAGCAATGGCGGCGCCGCTCGTCAACCTCGCCGCGAATCTAACAGTCTCAAAGCTCTGCTTGG GGACGATGACTTTCGGCGAGCAAAACTCGTCGCCGGAGTCCCTTCAACTCCTCGGCGGAGCTGTCGAGGCCGGAATCAACTTCTTCGACTCGGCAGAAATGTACCCGGTGGTTCAGCTAGCGGAGACTCAGGGGAGGAGCGAGGAGTACCCCGGCCGCTGGATTAGGGAGAGCAAAACGATACATCATCGTTTTGGCCACCAAG CTATGTTCCCATGTTTGGGGAAACAGAATATGATCCAACGCGGCAGTTTTGTTCAATTCCTATGGAGGGACAACTGGATTCTCTTGGGAGAGCTGTTGATTCGG atcAGATATGTTGGTCTCAGTAACGAGGTGTCATGA